The genomic region ATTCGTCGTCTTCTACGTCATCCAGGCCCCCGAGCACTCCGCCGAGCTGGTGCGCAGCGCCGGGGAGGCGCTCGGCGACGCAGCGTCCTCGCTCGCCCAGTTCGTCGGCTCGCTGGTCTAGTCCGCTGACCGCATGACCGGACCCGCGCCCCTGGAGCTCCCTCCCCGGGCCAGCAAGGACGTCGAGAAGTACCTGCTGCCCGACGAGACGGCGGTGGTCGCGACCCGCCGGCACTGGGCGGTGCTCATCGAGCCGACGGCCAAGTTCCTGCCGTTCTTCGTCGCCGGGGGCTGGCTGCTCCTGTTCGACCCCGACAACCGGGTCACCAGCTCGGCCGGGCTCCTGGTGATCCTCGGCTCGCTCGTCTACTACGGCCTGCGGGTCGGCGAGTGGTGGATGCGGCACTTCATCGTCAGCACCCGTCGCGTCCTGCTGACCTCGGGTGTCATCGTGCGCACGGTGACCCTCCTGCCGCTGCGGCGGATCACCGACCTCACCTGGAAGGAGACACTCCTCGGCCAGGTGCTCGGGTACGGCACCTTCCGGTTCGAGTCCGCCGGGCAGCAGCAGGCGCTGTCGGAGATCACCTTCCTGCCGGGCGCCGACGTCCTCTATCGCCGGGTCAGCGCACTCCTCTTCAGCAGCGACTGGGGCGGCGGGGGCGGAGCCGCCTCCAGCGGTGACGACGAGGGCAACCCGGAGCCGCCGCCTCCGCGGCCACCCGCAGGCGACGGCGGACGGCGGGACACCGAGCCCATCCCGCGCCTCCCGTGATCCTGGGGCAGGCTGGGCCGTGATGCGGATCGACCTGCACACCCACTCCTCGGTTTCCGACGGCACCGAGAGCCCCGCCGACCTGCTCGCCGGCGCCTGCGCTGCCGGCCTCGACGCGGTCGCCCTGACCGACCACGACACGACGGCCGGCTGGTCGGTGGCCGAGGCCACGCGCCCCGCCGGCCTCACCGTCGTGCCCGGCATGGAGATGTCCTGCCGGTGGTTCCCCGGCGACCAGCCGCCGATCAGCGTCCACCTGCTTGCCTACCTGTTCGACCCGAACCATCCCGGCTTCGCCGCCGAGCGGGCCCGGCTGCGCGACGAGCGGCTCGAGCGCGGGGAGCGCATCGTGGCCGCGCTCGCCACGGCCGGGTACCCGGTGTCGTGGGAGCGGATCGTCGAGCGGTCCGACGGCGGCGTGGTCGGGCGCCCGCACATCGCCCGCGCCCTGGTGGAGGCGGGCGCGGCGGACTCGGTCGACCACGCATTCGCGACCCTGCTGCACCACCGCAGCCCCTACTACGTCACGAAGGCCGACACCGAGGTCCGCGAGGGCATCGCCCTGGTGCGCGCGGCCGGCGGGGTCCCGGTCTTCGCCCACGGCCTGGCCACCAAGCGGGGGCGGATCGTCGGGGACGACGCGATCGCCACGATGGTCGATGCCGGGCTGCTGGGGCTCGAGGTGGACCATCCCGACCACTCGCCCGACGAGCGGGCCCACCTGCGCGGCCTCGCCGGCGACCTCGGGCTGATCATCACCGGCTCCAGCGACTACCACGGCACCAACAAGGTCACCCCGATCGCGGCCTGCACGACCGACCCCGACCAGTTCGAGGCGATCCTGACGGCCGGCACCGGCAGCACGCCGTTCCGCGACTGAGCCGGGACCGTCGGACCCGCTCGTTACCGTGAGCGCCATGGGGACGAGCGCGCAGATGGAGATGCCGGGCATGCCGCGCCGGCTGTTCTCCGCGACCCCCAGCAAGCTCGCGTCCTTCGCCGACTGCCCCCGCCGCTACCGGTACGCCTACGTCGACCGGCCGACCCCGCCCAAGGGGCCGGCGTGGGCGCACAACACGGTCGGTGCGGCCGTGCACGCCGCGCTCCGCTCGTGGTGGGACCTCCCGGTGCAGAAGCGGACGACAGGGGCGGCGCGGCAGCTGTTGTACGCGGCGTGGTCGCAGAACGGGTTCCGGGACGCCGAGCAGGCCGACCGGTGGCGCGCGCGGGCCGCGGGCTGGATGACCGACTACGTGCCGACGCTGGACCCGACCGACGAGCCCGTGGGCAACGAGCGCACGGTCGGTGCCACCACCGGGCGGCTGGCGCTGTCCGGCCGGGTCGACCGCATCGACCAGCGCGGCGACGAACTGGTCATCGTCGACTACAAGACGGGGCGGGTGCCCTCCACCGACGACGAGGCCCGGGGGTCACCGGCACTGGCGGCCTACGTGCTCGGGGTGCGTCGCACGCTGCGGCGGCCGTGCAACCGGGTGGAGCTGCACCACCTGCCCAGCGGCACGGTGGCCGCCTTCGAGCACACCGAGCGGTCGTTGGCCAACCACGTCCGGCGCGCGGAGGACATCGCCGTCGACATCACCGCGGCGACCGAGCAGATGGCGGCCGGCGAGGATCCGGACGCCGCCTTCCCGACGGTCCCGGGCCAGCAATGCAGCTGGTGCGACTTCCGGCCCAGCTGCCCGACCGGGCAGGCGGCCGTCCCGCCGCGCGAGACGTGGAGCTTCCTCGCCGAGGACGAGAAGGGCACCTGAGGGAACGGCCGCGCTGCAGGAGTCCGCGCCGAGCGTGCGAGGTGCGGGGGCAGCAGGGTCCTCTTTCAGGCGGCCGGCACCTCCGTCACCCGTTCCCAGCCGGCCCGCGCGATCGGTGACCAGCGCGTCCGCTCCGGCACCGCCACCAGGGCGGTCCGCAGTGCCCGAAGCGCCGCCGTCGCCGCCGTGTCCGTGAGCCCGAGGCCGGGCAGCGAGTACATCCGCCGCGCCCACGGCGGCAGGGTCGCGAAGCCCAGTGAGGCCAGCGTCACCCACGCCGGACGGGCCGGGGTGAGCAGCTGCACCCAGCCCTTCATCGGTGGCAGGAAGAGGTCGCGCACCCCCTCCAGCGCGGCCGGCGTGACCGCCAGTGAGGGGCGGGTGTCCTCCAGGTAGGCGTCCAGCTCGGCCACCGACCGCGGCACCGTCTCCAGCGGCACGCCGACCAGGTGCGCGAACGCCACCTGCTCGGTCACGTACCGGTCGGCGTCGTCGTCGGTCAGGGGCACACCCGCCCGGCGCGCCGTCGACAGGAGGGAGTCGACCGCCGTGGCGTGCACCCAGAGCAGCAGGTCGGGGTCGTCGACCCGGTACGCCCGGCCGGTCCTCTCCTCCACACCGGACAGCTGACGGTGGTAGCCCCGGACGCGGGCCGCCATCCGCCGGGCCTCGGTGCGCGAGCCGAAGGTGACCGTCTCCATGTACTCGCCGGTGCGGGTCATCCGCATCCACCAGTCGTCCTTGAAGCCGGTGGAATTGCGCGCCACGCCGTCCATCGCCACCGGGTGCAGCGCCTGCAGCATGAGGGCCCGCAGGCCGCCCACGTGGTACGAGGGATCGCCGTGGATCCGCCAGGTGATGCTGTCCGGGCCGAAGAAGCCCAGCCGGTCCTCCTCGGCCGTCCAGTCGTCCGGCGAGGGCAGCGGGGCCAGCCGGCTCATGACCGCACCGCGGCGCCGGCCCAGAAGTCGAGCAGCACCTCCAGCGTCCGCACCGGGTTCTCGACGGCGGGGGAGTGGATGGAGTTGAGGATGACCTCGTGGCGCGCGCCCAGCCGCTGCGCCATGTCGGCCTGCACGTGCGGCAGCCAGGCGTCGTCGGCCTCGCCGTGGGCCACGAGCAGCGGCACTCCGACCGCGGCCAGCTCGGGCACCCGGTCCGGCTCCTCGAGCATCGCATCGGCCATCCCGCGCAGCCCCGCCTCGGAGTTGCGCAGGAACCGGCGGGAGTAGAAGTCCCGCGTCGGCGCCGGCACCGCCTGCGCCCGCGGATCGGTCATGGCGACCTGCTCGAGCGTCTCGTGCACCAGCCGCACGCCGCCGGCGTCCAGCAGCGGGCCGAGATGGTCCAGCAGCTCCGCCCGCCGGCCGCCCAGCTTCGAGGGCCCCGAGCCGAGCAGGGTGAAGGAGGTGAAGAGCGTCGGCTCGGCCAGCACCGCGGCCCGCGTCACCAGGCCGCCGAAGCTGTGCCCGAGCAGGTGCAGCGGCTCGCCGGACTCCTCGCGCAGGACCCGGGCGACGGCGAGGACGTCGCGCCCGAGTTCCTCGACGGAGTAGGCGGCCGGGTCGTCGGGGCCGGGCGACTCGTACTGCCCGCGCTGGTCGAGCGCGACCACCCGGTAGCCGGCCCCGGCCAGGGGGGCCAGCAGCGGCGCGAAGTCCTCCTTGCTGCCGGTGTAGCCCGGGACCAGCAACGCGGTGCCGCGGACAGCCTCGCCACCGGTGTCCAGCGCGGTCAACGGGCCTGCGCGACCCGGGAAGGTCCGGTGCGCAGCCTCGTGGACGGCGAGCTGCCGCAGATCGTCGGGGGCGATGGCGAGGGGCACGGTGAACTCTGCGCCGCCGGGCAGGACCATGGCCCCCAGTGAACCCCGCTGCGGCCGGGCGTGCAGCAGCGGGTCAGCGGTAGCCGACGACGCCGTCGTCCGACCGGAGGACGACGGCCGGGCCGATCGCCGATGCCGTTCCTCCGGGGGGCAGATCGGCGATCGCGGAGCGGGACAGCTCGGCGCCCGTGGCCACGTCCCGGAACGAGAACCCGTCCCGGTCCGGCAGCACGAGCGAGCCCGGCCGGGCGGCGTCCTTGGCGTCCGCCGGCACGGGCAGTCCGACCGCGGGGGCCTCCCACAGGACCGCGCCCGACGAGGTGTCCCGCACGGTCACCGTGTCGTCGACCCGCACCAGCGAGACCGGGCCGACGGTCACCTGCTCGACGTCCGTCGTGCCCGCTGGCACCGGCAGCCGCGCCAGCTCCGCGCCGTCCGGGCCGCTCAGCATCCGGACCTCGTCACCGACGAGCACCGTCACCGCCCCGTCGGCGCCCAGGAGCCGGACGGCGTCGTCCTCGGCCGCAGGCAGGGCGCGGTTCCAGTGCTCCGAGCCGGCGAAGCCGTCGAGGAGGCGCACCTGCACGTCGGAACTGCTTTCGCAGCGCTGCAGCACGACGACGCCGGTGCTCCCGGTGTCCGCGTCGACGAACCGGCAATCCTCCGGGGCGGCCTGGCGCCAGCGGATGCCGCTGCCGGTCGGGTCGAGCGTGAGGACCCCGGTGGGGTTGACCGCCAGCACGATGGCGCTGGTCGAGTCCAGGACGGCGTCCCCGGCGAGGTCGAGGCTCCGGGTCCATTCCCGCACGCCGGTGCCCGCGTCCAGGGCGACGGCCTCGTCGCAGCGGTCCGCGGTGGCGAACACGGCCACGGCCACGCCGTCGGTGACGGTCAGGCCGCACATCCGGGCGTTGGACCGCGTGTAGTGCCACGCCTCCTCGCCGGTGAGCGGGTCCAGCGCACGGATCCCGTGCTCGGATCCGACGACGACCCGGCCCTCGGACACGATCCTCTCAGGCAATGGGTTGCCGTCGGCCGACCACGCCTCGGAGACGGCACCGGCCGGCGTCCCGGAGGGGACGTCGGCCGGCGGCGCGGTGGTGCTCTCCGTGGCGGCCGCGTCCGAGCCCCGCCACAGCAGGGCGGCGATCAGGACCAGTGCCACGGTGCCCGCCGTCCACACCCACACCCGCAACGGCGGCCGGCGGAACGGAGGCATCACGTTCAGGCGGCGGACTCGGAGCCGCCGCCGCCGCGGTTGGCGCCGCCGCGGCGACGACGGCGGCGCGGCTTGCTCGCGGCGCCCTCGGTGGGCGTGGACTCCGGTGACGCGGCAGGGCTCGACTCGCCCTCGGCCGCGGGCGCGCCGGTGCGGCGGGTGCGGCGACGGGGGCGGCTCTTGCCCTCGCCCTGCTCGCCGTCGGCCGACCGGCCCGGACGCTCGCCCTGACGGCCGCCGGAGGGACCGCGCTGGCCGGCCCGCCCACCTGAATCCCCGCGGCCGCCGGAGGTCGGCCGGTTGCGCTTGCCGGTCTCGCCGAGGTCCTCGAGGGTCTCGGCGTCCAGTCCCTCGCGGGTGCGCTGCGAGCGGGGCAGCCGGCCCTTCGCGCCCTCGGGCACGTCCAGGTCGGTGTAGACCCAGGGGGAGGTGGAGTAGGTCTCCGGCGGGTCGGCGAAGTCGAGGTCGAGCGCCTTGTTGATCAGCTGCCAGCGGGGGATGTCGTCCCAGTCGACCAGCGTGACCGCGACACCGGTGCTGCCGGCCCGGCCGGTGCGGCCGATCCGGTGCACGTAGGTCTTCTCGTCCTCGGGGCACTGGTAGTTCACGACGTGGCTGACGCCGGTCACGTCGATGCCGCGGGCGGCGACGTCGGTGGCCACCAGCACGTCGACCTTGCCGCTGCGGAAGGCGCGCAGCGCCTGCTCGCGGGCGCCCTGGCCGAGGTCGCCGTGCACGGCGGCGGCGGCGAACCCGCGGTCGACCAGCTCGTCGGCGACCTTCTGCGCGGTGCGCTTGGTGCGGCAGAAGACCATGACCAGGCCGCGGTCCCGCGACTGCAGCACGCGGGAGAGCAGCTCGGGCTTGTCGAGGTTGTGCGCCCGGTAGATGAACTGGGTGGTCTGCGGGACCGTCGAGCCCTCGTCGTTGCCGTGCGCCCGGATGTGCGTGGGCTGGGTCATGAACGAGCGGGACAGGGTCACGATCGGGCCGGGCATCGTCGCGGAGAACAGCATCGTCTGCCGCTTGTCCGGAACCATCGCGAGGATCCGCTCGATGTCGGGCAGGAAGCCCAGGTCGAGCATCTCGTCGGCCTCGTCGAGGACGAGCACCTTCACCTTGCCCAGGATCAGGTCGCCCCGCTG from Blastococcus colisei harbors:
- a CDS encoding alpha/beta fold hydrolase, which translates into the protein MVLPGGAEFTVPLAIAPDDLRQLAVHEAAHRTFPGRAGPLTALDTGGEAVRGTALLVPGYTGSKEDFAPLLAPLAGAGYRVVALDQRGQYESPGPDDPAAYSVEELGRDVLAVARVLREESGEPLHLLGHSFGGLVTRAAVLAEPTLFTSFTLLGSGPSKLGGRRAELLDHLGPLLDAGGVRLVHETLEQVAMTDPRAQAVPAPTRDFYSRRFLRNSEAGLRGMADAMLEEPDRVPELAAVGVPLLVAHGEADDAWLPHVQADMAQRLGARHEVILNSIHSPAVENPVRTLEVLLDFWAGAAVRS
- a CDS encoding PH domain-containing protein, giving the protein MTGPAPLELPPRASKDVEKYLLPDETAVVATRRHWAVLIEPTAKFLPFFVAGGWLLLFDPDNRVTSSAGLLVILGSLVYYGLRVGEWWMRHFIVSTRRVLLTSGVIVRTVTLLPLRRITDLTWKETLLGQVLGYGTFRFESAGQQQALSEITFLPGADVLYRRVSALLFSSDWGGGGGAASSGDDEGNPEPPPPRPPAGDGGRRDTEPIPRLP
- a CDS encoding PQQ-binding-like beta-propeller repeat protein — translated: MPPFRRPPLRVWVWTAGTVALVLIAALLWRGSDAAATESTTAPPADVPSGTPAGAVSEAWSADGNPLPERIVSEGRVVVGSEHGIRALDPLTGEEAWHYTRSNARMCGLTVTDGVAVAVFATADRCDEAVALDAGTGVREWTRSLDLAGDAVLDSTSAIVLAVNPTGVLTLDPTGSGIRWRQAAPEDCRFVDADTGSTGVVVLQRCESSSDVQVRLLDGFAGSEHWNRALPAAEDDAVRLLGADGAVTVLVGDEVRMLSGPDGAELARLPVPAGTTDVEQVTVGPVSLVRVDDTVTVRDTSSGAVLWEAPAVGLPVPADAKDAARPGSLVLPDRDGFSFRDVATGAELSRSAIADLPPGGTASAIGPAVVLRSDDGVVGYR
- a CDS encoding oxygenase MpaB family protein, with the translated sequence MSRLAPLPSPDDWTAEEDRLGFFGPDSITWRIHGDPSYHVGGLRALMLQALHPVAMDGVARNSTGFKDDWWMRMTRTGEYMETVTFGSRTEARRMAARVRGYHRQLSGVEERTGRAYRVDDPDLLLWVHATAVDSLLSTARRAGVPLTDDDADRYVTEQVAFAHLVGVPLETVPRSVAELDAYLEDTRPSLAVTPAALEGVRDLFLPPMKGWVQLLTPARPAWVTLASLGFATLPPWARRMYSLPGLGLTDTAATAALRALRTALVAVPERTRWSPIARAGWERVTEVPAA
- a CDS encoding RecB family exonuclease → MGTSAQMEMPGMPRRLFSATPSKLASFADCPRRYRYAYVDRPTPPKGPAWAHNTVGAAVHAALRSWWDLPVQKRTTGAARQLLYAAWSQNGFRDAEQADRWRARAAGWMTDYVPTLDPTDEPVGNERTVGATTGRLALSGRVDRIDQRGDELVIVDYKTGRVPSTDDEARGSPALAAYVLGVRRTLRRPCNRVELHHLPSGTVAAFEHTERSLANHVRRAEDIAVDITAATEQMAAGEDPDAAFPTVPGQQCSWCDFRPSCPTGQAAVPPRETWSFLAEDEKGT
- a CDS encoding PHP domain-containing protein: MRIDLHTHSSVSDGTESPADLLAGACAAGLDAVALTDHDTTAGWSVAEATRPAGLTVVPGMEMSCRWFPGDQPPISVHLLAYLFDPNHPGFAAERARLRDERLERGERIVAALATAGYPVSWERIVERSDGGVVGRPHIARALVEAGAADSVDHAFATLLHHRSPYYVTKADTEVREGIALVRAAGGVPVFAHGLATKRGRIVGDDAIATMVDAGLLGLEVDHPDHSPDERAHLRGLAGDLGLIITGSSDYHGTNKVTPIAACTTDPDQFEAILTAGTGSTPFRD
- a CDS encoding DEAD/DEAH box helicase, with product MATEAVALEHAETGAPAPEELESQVEELGGAPVAGDSPLFSDFDVHPDIVAALTEVGITRTFAIQELTLPLALAGNDLIGQARTGTGKTLGFGVPMLQRISPPAEGGDGVPQALVVVPTRELCVQVARDLGAAGAKRGIRVQAIYGGRAFEPQVESLQKGVEIVVGTPGRLLDLAQRGDLILGKVKVLVLDEADEMLDLGFLPDIERILAMVPDKRQTMLFSATMPGPIVTLSRSFMTQPTHIRAHGNDEGSTVPQTTQFIYRAHNLDKPELLSRVLQSRDRGLVMVFCRTKRTAQKVADELVDRGFAAAAVHGDLGQGAREQALRAFRSGKVDVLVATDVAARGIDVTGVSHVVNYQCPEDEKTYVHRIGRTGRAGSTGVAVTLVDWDDIPRWQLINKALDLDFADPPETYSTSPWVYTDLDVPEGAKGRLPRSQRTREGLDAETLEDLGETGKRNRPTSGGRGDSGGRAGQRGPSGGRQGERPGRSADGEQGEGKSRPRRRTRRTGAPAAEGESSPAASPESTPTEGAASKPRRRRRRGGANRGGGGSESAA